A window of the Lolium perenne isolate Kyuss_39 chromosome 7, Kyuss_2.0, whole genome shotgun sequence genome harbors these coding sequences:
- the LOC127315904 gene encoding large ribosomal subunit protein uL1 → MSKLSSEAVKEAIALIVGEAREKKRKFTETVELQIGLKNYDPQKDKRFSGSVKLPHIPRPKMRVCMLGDASHVDQAEKLGLDSMDVESLKKMNKNKKLVKKLAKKYHAFLASEAIIKQIPRLLGPGLNKAGKFPTLVSHSESLEAKVNETKATVKFQLKKVLCMGVAVGNLSMDEKQIQQNLQMSVNFLVSLLKKNWQNVRCLYVKSTMGKRQRVF, encoded by the exons ATGAG TAAGCTTTCAAGTGAGGCGGTCAAGGAGGCCATCGCCCTGATTGTCGGGGAGGCCAGGGAGAAGAAGCGCAAGTTCACTGAGACTGTTGAGCTTCAGATTGGTCTCAAGAACTACGACCCACAAAAGGACAAGCGTTTCAGCGGCTCTGTTAAGCTGCCCCACATCCCCCGCCCTAAGATGAGGGTGTGCATGCTTGGTGATGCCTCGCATGTAGACCAG GCTGAGAAATTGGGCCTTGACTCCATGGATGTTGAAAGTCTCAaaaagatgaacaagaacaagaagCTTGTGAAGAAGCTAGCCAAGAAGTACCATGCTTTCTTAGCATCTGAGGCCATCATCAAGCAGATCCCCCGTCTCCTCGGACCTGGTCTCAACAAGGCAG GTAAGTTCCCCACACTGGTTAGTCACTCTGAGTCTCTTGAGGCCAAGGTCAATGAGACAAAAGCTACAGTCAAGTTCCAGCTGAAGAAGGTTCTTTGCATGGGTGTTGCTGTGGGTAACTTGTCGATGGACGAGAAGCAGATCCAGCAGAACCTCCAAATGAGCGTCAACTTCCTTGTGTCCCTTCTGAAGAAGAACTGGCAGAAT GTGAGGTGCCTGTACGTGAAGAGCACCATGGGGAAGCGCCAGCGGGTGTTCTGA